The stretch of DNA GCATAAACACCGAAGAAACATACATAAGCCTGTTTGCGCCCCTTATATCAGCAGGTTCTATCGCCCTGTCGTCATCACCGATATATTCCTTTTTATGAAGTTCACCGAAATACCATGCATCACCGGCAAGGCGAAGATGAAGTGCACCCGCACACGCTGATTCTGTCTGTGCTGAGTTGGGACTTGCATGCTTTCTGCGGTCACGTTTCCAGATACGGTAAGCGTTTTTTCCGTCAAGTCTGATAAACGGGCATGACAAAACCATCAGAAGAGCTGTAAAACGCGATGGAATGTAATTAAGTACATCATCGAGTTTCGCTGCGCATCTTCCGAGGTCTTTATACTTTTCATTTTTATAGCCGATCATGGAATCCATTGTATTGACCGCCTTGTAGACAAATCCTCCGGCCGCTCCGAACAGTGCTGTCCAGAACATAGGTGCAGTAACTCCGTCGGAAGTGTTCTCCGCAACTGTTTCGACAGCAGCACGTACAATGCCGTCACGGTCAAGTTTTGAAGTATCACGTCCGACGATCATCGAAACCGCCTTTCTTGCGCCTTCTGTATCACCGGATTCCGCAGCACGGAAAACCTTCATGCTTTCATCACGCAGATTTCTTGCCGCAAGCAGATAAAATAT from Ruminococcus sp. HUN007 encodes:
- the cbiB gene encoding adenosylcobinamide-phosphate synthase CbiB, whose translation is MKFVFASLPLITGFLLDCLIGDPYTLPHPVRLIGKLIAGMEGFVRKKFNDLFTGGVFLTVTVVLITAVVSAAVLFLAYSIHPAAGIITESIMIFYLLAARNLRDESMKVFRAAESGDTEGARKAVSMIVGRDTSKLDRDGIVRAAVETVAENTSDGVTAPMFWTALFGAAGGFVYKAVNTMDSMIGYKNEKYKDLGRCAAKLDDVLNYIPSRFTALLMVLSCPFIRLDGKNAYRIWKRDRRKHASPNSAQTESACAGALHLRLAGDAWYFGELHKKEYIGDDDRAIEPADIRGANRLMYVSSVFMLVFSVLFRYLILSGWFL